The following proteins are encoded in a genomic region of Mahella australiensis 50-1 BON:
- a CDS encoding AI-2E family transporter, giving the protein MGIKVEKRHLWLILLILAVIVAALLLFNLRAKLLAILRPFFIAFLVAYILNPAVNKLQLKMPRIVAIMLVYILILILILLFVSFLLPKIISEIMGLIDILPGYIQQFQDTASKMQYAMDGAGIPQSIKEALLSIGDDMEETIKDIAHNMGRSVIGILSVSVSLIIVPIIAFYFLKDADYFKNASVQLIPIRARENVLRIARDTNRVLNRFIRGQLLIAAIVGLLSSIGLTIVGVDYGIIFGLLLGLFDVIPYFGPVIGSIPALIFALMESRTIFFLALLVIVIVQQMESSIITPKIIGDSVGLHPVYVILFLLIGGSFFGIMGMLLAVPTALILRILFSHIIDAITGSIIK; this is encoded by the coding sequence ATGGGCATAAAGGTAGAAAAACGCCACTTATGGCTTATCTTATTAATATTGGCAGTTATAGTCGCTGCTTTGTTGCTATTCAACTTAAGGGCCAAATTGCTTGCAATATTACGGCCCTTTTTTATAGCTTTTTTAGTGGCGTATATACTCAACCCAGCGGTCAACAAACTGCAGTTGAAAATGCCGAGGATTGTGGCCATTATGCTGGTGTATATTTTAATATTGATTTTGATATTGTTATTCGTATCGTTTCTCTTGCCAAAAATTATATCCGAAATTATGGGCCTAATTGATATTTTGCCTGGCTATATACAGCAATTTCAAGATACAGCTAGCAAAATGCAATATGCTATGGACGGAGCAGGTATACCACAAAGCATAAAAGAGGCTTTATTATCTATAGGAGACGATATGGAAGAGACAATTAAAGACATTGCCCATAATATGGGACGTTCTGTAATCGGCATCTTGTCCGTTTCTGTAAGCCTTATAATAGTGCCGATTATAGCCTTTTATTTTTTGAAGGATGCCGATTATTTTAAAAATGCATCCGTTCAGCTTATTCCTATAAGAGCGCGTGAAAATGTGCTGCGTATAGCCCGCGACACAAACCGTGTATTAAATCGTTTTATTCGAGGGCAATTATTAATAGCTGCCATAGTGGGATTGTTATCGTCTATAGGGTTAACTATAGTGGGTGTGGATTATGGAATCATCTTCGGACTATTGTTGGGACTATTCGATGTAATACCATATTTCGGCCCTGTTATAGGCTCAATACCTGCTCTGATCTTTGCGTTGATGGAATCCAGGACCATATTCTTTTTGGCCTTGTTGGTCATAGTTATAGTCCAACAAATGGAAAGCAGTATAATTACGCCTAAAATAATAGGCGACAGCGTTGGGCTGCATCCGGTGTATGTTATATTATTTTTGCTTATAGGTGGCAGTTTCTTTGGCATAATGGGCATGCTGCTGGCAGTACCTACAGCACTGATACTGAGGATATTATTTTCTCATATAATAGATGCCATTACCGGTTCTATAATAAAATAA
- a CDS encoding YtxH domain-containing protein encodes MGNKYFRGFMMGAMIGVAAGMVILPQLNASTRKRIAQTSRKMVNKAGDTVGDMMDME; translated from the coding sequence ATGGGCAATAAGTACTTTAGAGGCTTTATGATGGGCGCTATGATAGGGGTAGCAGCCGGTATGGTAATACTACCGCAACTCAATGCATCTACCAGAAAGCGCATAGCGCAAACTAGCCGAAAAATGGTAAATAAAGCGGGTGATACCGTAGGCGATATGATGGATATGGAATGA